The Gemmatimonadales bacterium DNA window ATCGACGGGGTGGAGGTGGAGCGCGACGTGCAGGCGGGCCAGACGGTGGCCGCCGGCTTCGCTGCGCCTCAGCTCTTCGTGATCGCGAGCGACCTCAGGTGGATGCAGATCCTCGCGTCGGTGGACGAGGCCGACATCGGTACGATCCGCGCCGGCCAGAAGGTGCAGTTCGCGGTGACGGCGTACCCGAGCCGGACGTTCACGGGCACGGTCCAGCAGGTGCGCATCCAGAATGCGGTCAGCCAGAACGTGGTGGATTACACCGTCGTGGTCGCGGTGAGCAATCCCGACGGGGTGCTGGTGCCGGGGATGACGGCGACGGTGAACTTCGAGGTGGCCAGGGTTGCCGACGTGCTGAAGGTGGCGAACGCGGCGCTGCAGTTCGAGGCGCCCGCGTCGCTCGTGGCGCAGTACCGCCTGGCGCACCCGGGGTGGCCCGTGCCCGCGGCCGTCGCCGGCGGCAGCGGGGCGCGGCTCTGGCACCTCGACACCGCCGGCCAGCCCGCGGTGCTGGCGGTGCGCACCGGCCTCACCGACGGTCAGAGTACTGCGATCGAGGGCGCCGGGCTCAGCGCCGGGCTGCGTGCCATCGCGGGGGTGGAGTCGAGCAGCGCGACGGCGACCGGCGTCGCGAGCCCGTTCCAATCTCAGCAACAGCAGATGGGGCCGCCTCCGGGGCCGCCCCCCCCACCGCCCCCGGGAGGCCGGTGAGAGCGCTGGAGCCCCTCGCTCGGCCCGAGTCGTCGATCTCTTGGTAGGCGAGCCTTGACGCCCGTCGCCTTCAAGCTCGCGAACACCTCGAGCCCCTGCGGAAGGTCCTTTCGCGCAGGCCGGGACCAGGCCTAGAGCAGCAGGCCGAG harbors:
- a CDS encoding efflux RND transporter periplasmic adaptor subunit; the encoded protein is MKRIIAVLGVVVAAAGVVAVLASRGRTARAPSYRTVPVERGDIAVTVNSTGTLTAVTTVNVGAQVSGQIIGLYADFNSRVKKGELIARLDPGPSELEVRTAEAAVQRDAADSLLKAFTLTQAISLHDARMMTDNDFVAARTAFEASSAGLKAARIGLARAQQDLAYTYVYAPIDGVEVERDVQAGQTVAAGFAAPQLFVIASDLRWMQILASVDEADIGTIRAGQKVQFAVTAYPSRTFTGTVQQVRIQNAVSQNVVDYTVVVAVSNPDGVLVPGMTATVNFEVARVADVLKVANAALQFEAPASLVAQYRLAHPGWPVPAAVAGGSGARLWHLDTAGQPAVLAVRTGLTDGQSTAIEGAGLSAGLRAIAGVESSSATATGVASPFQSQQQQMGPPPGPPPPPPPGGR